Proteins from one Leptonema illini DSM 21528 genomic window:
- a CDS encoding glucose-6-phosphate isomerase, with amino-acid sequence MFGIRFEAQPETILSDALKDCQTAMKTLEERTGPGSEFLGWLDLPSSMKEDGLAASVADAMKGLDDVIVIGIGGSYLGFRSVLAALENPFRSTKPRIHFAGHHLSSGYMKQLLDYLENRSFGIIVISKSGTTTEPAVAFRFLFDRLHRQYGAEGVKKRVVVITDEKKGTLRRLADDLQLQSGVVPDDVGGRYSVFSAVGLVPLAVAGVDVKALLGGAEQAMLHVREKYNEATNPALAYAAYRNSCYRSGKKIELFASYRPELQYVAEWWKQLFGESEGKENKGIYPASVQLTTDLHSMGQWIQEGERTIFETVIDVENDASLKMLKAESDGDGLNYLAGRELNEINRIALRATMEAHRSGGVPVAEFLVPELNAHHIGALLYTFEYACGISAYALGVNPFDQPGVEAYKKNMFRMLGKPGA; translated from the coding sequence ATGTTTGGAATTCGATTTGAAGCTCAACCAGAGACGATACTGTCAGATGCCCTGAAAGACTGTCAGACGGCGATGAAAACCCTCGAAGAACGTACAGGACCGGGGTCGGAGTTCCTGGGCTGGTTGGATCTGCCTTCTTCTATGAAAGAGGACGGCCTTGCCGCAAGCGTCGCCGACGCCATGAAGGGCCTTGACGACGTGATCGTAATCGGCATCGGCGGCTCGTATCTCGGATTCCGGTCTGTGCTGGCCGCTCTTGAAAACCCGTTTCGCTCTACAAAGCCGCGCATCCACTTTGCCGGCCATCATCTCAGCTCGGGCTATATGAAGCAGCTGCTCGACTATCTGGAAAACCGATCCTTTGGCATCATCGTTATTTCGAAAAGCGGAACGACGACCGAGCCGGCCGTCGCCTTTCGGTTTCTCTTTGATCGTCTGCATCGGCAATACGGCGCCGAGGGCGTGAAAAAGCGCGTCGTCGTCATTACGGACGAGAAGAAAGGCACGCTGCGTCGCCTTGCCGACGATCTACAGCTGCAGAGTGGAGTCGTCCCGGATGATGTGGGCGGGCGTTATTCCGTCTTCTCTGCCGTGGGGCTTGTACCTCTTGCCGTCGCCGGCGTCGATGTGAAGGCGTTGCTTGGCGGCGCCGAGCAGGCAATGCTTCATGTGCGCGAGAAGTATAACGAAGCGACGAATCCGGCGCTGGCGTATGCGGCGTATCGCAACAGCTGTTATCGCAGCGGAAAGAAGATCGAGCTATTCGCCTCATATCGTCCGGAGCTTCAGTATGTGGCCGAATGGTGGAAGCAGCTTTTCGGCGAATCTGAAGGAAAAGAGAATAAGGGTATTTATCCGGCGTCGGTACAGCTGACGACCGATCTGCACTCGATGGGGCAGTGGATTCAGGAAGGGGAGCGCACGATTTTCGAAACGGTGATCGACGTCGAGAACGACGCCTCGTTGAAAATGCTCAAGGCTGAGAGCGACGGCGACGGGCTGAATTATCTTGCCGGTCGCGAGTTGAACGAGATTAACCGTATCGCCCTTCGCGCCACGATGGAGGCGCACCGATCGGGCGGCGTTCCGGTCGCCGAGTTCCTGGTTCCCGAACTGAACGCCCACCATATCGGGGCGCTGCTCTATACGTTTGAATACGCATGCGGCATTTCTGCCTATGCCCTTGGCGTTAACCCCTTCGATCAACCCGGAGTGGAAGCCTACAAAAAGAATATGTTCCGGATGCTCGGCAAACCCGGAGCCTGA
- a CDS encoding cysteine desulfurase family protein: protein MIYLDYNSTHPPFLDLLHKSLDEYGNNFANPSGISYPSQKNQGRIEAARQRIARQLTAMHGLDADPAQLLFVSTGTEAVHHLVSAFSSRSQSGEATALLSPYEHEAMVAACRFAGMDVELLPASHDGRLDPEAVRQRLARGGISLLSVMALCNETGVLQPLDDITAIAAEFDVPMISDSIQVAGKVPLKLKGVHGMVLNGHKIGAGYGTAVVWLSDRDGFKPLFRGGLQEGERRAGTENLPSILALPEAFERQIERSQSVNEHLRIRHDRHDRIEEMFVSQCGARIAGSGSPRNNTTYAVFPEMENMDFLLMALDREQILCSTGSSCKSRTRQPSQTLLRMGFSEAESLQALRFSTGFFTTEEEIERFCTVFPALYRQCL from the coding sequence ATGATCTATCTTGACTATAACTCAACGCATCCGCCTTTTCTCGATCTCTTACATAAAAGCCTCGACGAATACGGGAATAACTTCGCGAATCCGAGCGGTATATCGTACCCTTCGCAGAAAAACCAGGGACGCATCGAAGCGGCCCGGCAGCGCATCGCCCGGCAGTTAACCGCCATGCACGGGCTTGATGCTGATCCGGCGCAGCTGCTCTTTGTTTCGACGGGAACGGAGGCCGTGCATCATCTCGTCTCGGCCTTTTCATCGAGAAGTCAGTCGGGCGAGGCGACGGCTCTGCTCTCTCCCTACGAGCATGAGGCGATGGTGGCTGCCTGTCGTTTTGCAGGTATGGATGTCGAACTGCTGCCCGCCTCTCACGATGGCCGCCTCGATCCCGAGGCCGTCAGGCAACGGCTTGCCCGCGGCGGTATCAGCCTGCTCTCGGTGATGGCGCTCTGCAACGAAACAGGCGTGCTTCAACCGTTAGACGACATCACCGCCATCGCCGCCGAGTTTGACGTACCGATGATAAGCGATTCCATACAGGTAGCGGGCAAGGTGCCTCTGAAACTGAAAGGCGTTCATGGCATGGTTCTCAACGGGCATAAAATCGGCGCCGGCTACGGAACGGCGGTCGTATGGCTATCTGACAGGGACGGCTTCAAGCCTCTTTTCAGAGGCGGACTTCAGGAAGGCGAACGGCGGGCCGGAACGGAAAACCTGCCCTCTATCCTTGCTCTGCCCGAGGCGTTTGAAAGACAGATCGAGCGAAGTCAATCGGTTAACGAGCATTTGCGCATCCGCCATGATCGTCATGACCGTATAGAAGAAATGTTCGTATCGCAGTGCGGCGCTCGCATCGCCGGCTCGGGCTCGCCGCGCAATAACACGACCTATGCCGTCTTTCCTGAAATGGAGAATATGGATTTTCTTCTGATGGCCCTTGACCGAGAGCAGATCCTCTGTTCGACGGGAAGCTCCTGTAAGTCGCGGACGCGACAGCCATCGCAAACGCTTCTGCGTATGGGCTTCAGCGAGGCTGAATCGTTGCAGGCACTGCGCTTCTCAACCGGATTCTTTACTACAGAAGAAGAGATCGAACGTTTCTGCACCGTCTTTCCTGCGCTTTACAGGCAATGCCTGTAA
- a CDS encoding Dps family protein, which produces MMKIDIGIQEADRQAISDGLKRLLADTYVLYLKTHGYHWNVTGPMFESLHNSFMTQYTELWNAIDPIAERIRSLGFFAPGTYSELGKLTSIKEDSSVPAATDMLKNLVEGHESVIRTARSVFAAAEKGSDQATMDLLTQRLDVHEKTAWMIRAVLG; this is translated from the coding sequence ATTATGAAAATCGACATCGGAATACAGGAAGCGGATCGCCAGGCCATTTCAGACGGATTGAAGCGTCTGCTTGCCGATACATACGTTCTTTATTTGAAAACACATGGTTATCACTGGAACGTCACCGGGCCCATGTTCGAAAGCCTGCATAACAGCTTCATGACGCAATACACCGAACTCTGGAACGCCATCGACCCTATTGCAGAGCGCATCCGTTCTCTGGGTTTTTTCGCTCCGGGCACCTATTCCGAGCTGGGCAAGCTCACCTCGATTAAAGAGGATAGCTCCGTTCCGGCAGCCACCGACATGCTCAAGAACCTGGTCGAAGGACATGAGAGCGTTATCCGTACGGCACGCAGCGTTTTCGCTGCGGCCGAAAAAGGATCGGACCAGGCGACGATGGATCTCTTAACTCAGCGTCTTGACGTTCACGAAAAAACGGCATGGATGATCCGCGCCGTTCTTGGCTGA
- a CDS encoding DUF2141 domain-containing protein, which yields MIARRLFQTTALLFSLLASAATANTGRTGFELVVTGLRNDTGIVGVLVFQSANGFPDERARAVLQTGARPSNGTARIALELQRGQYAFAVIHDENENHRMDWKTMMPAEGFGFSRNPTVRVSAPTFDESVINVPPSAQDAVIRLQYF from the coding sequence ATGATTGCACGACGACTCTTTCAAACGACGGCACTTCTGTTCAGTCTGCTTGCCTCGGCCGCTACTGCGAACACGGGCCGCACTGGCTTTGAGCTCGTCGTGACCGGCCTGCGCAACGACACGGGCATCGTCGGCGTTCTTGTCTTTCAATCAGCGAATGGCTTCCCGGATGAGCGCGCCCGTGCTGTTTTGCAGACGGGCGCTCGACCATCGAACGGCACGGCAAGGATCGCCCTTGAGCTTCAGCGAGGGCAGTATGCCTTTGCCGTGATTCACGACGAGAACGAGAACCATCGCATGGACTGGAAGACGATGATGCCGGCTGAGGGCTTTGGCTTCTCTCGCAATCCGACGGTACGCGTATCGGCTCCCACTTTCGATGAAAGCGTGATCAACGTTCCTCCGTCAGCGCAGGACGCCGTTATCAGGTTGCAGTATTTTTAG
- a CDS encoding ATP-binding protein, which produces MRRFALILAAIALTLCSCKAPAAPPTAKQGEIDLSQYDFTQSPPVRLNGEWEFYPFKLLSPGEDRSTLKPVYFPVPRSWNDLNIGDRGMPGVGFGTYRLIIRIDPYKAGNRVLALRTLEQFTAVRIFVNGEELPGAGRVSDRAGESIPDTVPTLGIFSPQSSTIEILMQVSNFDHRRGGIIDPVVIGDEHQIVSSIENILIRDVFVMGILVFVAVYHLILFFIRKEDRTSLIFSLFCIVILLRTLTTGEKTFTRLFPEAPYFLYLAIEYITYFLAVPLGMHFIQKIIPHEVSFRVVRLFYIVASAFTAVVLVTPPTVYSHTANPYVLVLFGALLYGLFAQIVALRRRREFSLFLAAGTLTLAFTSVNDVLYTNEVIYTGFIAHLGLTALVISQSAILSIRYSRAFREVELLTGELQTTNRRLEDQVRERTKELRTEMRERMLAQQEAEKHAAVKSEFLANMSHEIRTPMNAILGMAELLDATKLDEQQKEYVRIFRRAGDSLLNILNDILDLSRIESGRFAIDYKPFSLSETMDVLEKTFRPGFMQKGLNFTIIMPDLLPVYVFGDSNRLFQVLSNLLSNALKFTEKGAVRLTVSARQNQRHLWLNFAVEDTGIGMTDEQLEHIFSRFYQADSGVARRFSGSGLGLALSRQLIQLMGGSIRVRSKVGEGSIFEFDMRTEVYTGRPEAIESQPLAHKALQSPFRILAVDDTDENLFLVRKFLEPTSWTLTTVTNGPEAIKMLPSVDPDLILLDIQMPGMDGFAVLREIRRIDTAAGMRRPIVALTGQALEEEKNRIHEAGFDLHLTKPISRARLIEAILELLVGDKETYGHKPE; this is translated from the coding sequence ATGCGGCGTTTTGCTCTTATTCTTGCCGCCATCGCCCTCACCCTTTGCAGCTGTAAGGCGCCCGCCGCTCCGCCCACGGCGAAGCAGGGCGAGATCGATCTGAGCCAGTATGACTTCACGCAGAGTCCGCCGGTTAGACTGAACGGAGAGTGGGAGTTTTATCCGTTCAAGCTACTGAGCCCCGGCGAAGATCGAAGTACCCTGAAGCCGGTATATTTTCCGGTGCCCAGATCCTGGAACGACTTAAACATCGGCGACAGAGGCATGCCCGGCGTCGGCTTTGGCACCTATCGCCTGATCATCCGTATTGATCCTTACAAAGCCGGGAATCGCGTCCTTGCCCTGCGCACGCTGGAACAGTTTACGGCCGTGCGCATCTTTGTGAACGGCGAAGAGCTTCCTGGAGCCGGCCGCGTCTCTGACAGAGCCGGTGAGTCCATTCCCGATACGGTGCCGACCCTGGGCATCTTCTCGCCGCAGAGCAGCACGATCGAAATCCTCATGCAGGTATCGAACTTCGACCACCGACGCGGAGGCATCATCGATCCGGTCGTCATCGGCGACGAACATCAGATCGTTTCATCGATCGAGAATATTCTGATTCGAGATGTTTTCGTCATGGGCATTCTCGTTTTTGTCGCCGTATATCACCTTATTCTCTTCTTCATCAGAAAAGAGGATCGTACCTCGCTGATCTTCAGCCTATTCTGTATCGTTATCCTTCTGCGCACTCTGACGACGGGAGAGAAGACCTTTACACGTCTCTTTCCCGAAGCCCCGTATTTTCTCTATCTTGCCATCGAATACATCACCTATTTTCTGGCTGTGCCTCTCGGCATGCACTTCATTCAGAAGATCATTCCGCATGAGGTTTCGTTTCGTGTCGTGCGCCTCTTCTATATTGTCGCCTCTGCATTTACGGCCGTCGTTCTGGTTACGCCTCCGACGGTGTATTCGCATACGGCCAATCCCTACGTTCTCGTTCTATTCGGAGCACTGCTGTACGGTTTATTCGCACAGATCGTCGCCCTGAGGCGGCGTCGCGAGTTCAGTCTGTTCCTTGCAGCCGGAACGTTAACCCTCGCCTTCACCTCGGTCAACGACGTCCTCTACACAAACGAGGTGATCTATACGGGATTTATCGCGCATCTCGGGTTAACCGCGCTCGTTATTTCGCAATCGGCGATTCTATCCATCCGCTATTCCCGGGCCTTTCGCGAAGTCGAGCTGCTGACGGGAGAACTGCAGACGACGAACCGGCGGCTTGAAGATCAGGTACGCGAACGCACGAAAGAGCTGCGCACAGAGATGAGAGAACGCATGCTCGCACAGCAGGAGGCCGAGAAGCATGCCGCCGTCAAGAGCGAGTTTCTTGCCAATATGAGTCACGAGATTCGCACTCCGATGAACGCCATTCTCGGAATGGCGGAGCTGCTCGACGCCACAAAGCTTGACGAACAACAGAAAGAGTACGTGCGTATCTTCCGCAGAGCCGGCGATTCGCTTTTGAATATCCTCAATGATATTCTCGACCTCTCGCGTATCGAATCCGGACGCTTTGCTATCGACTACAAGCCCTTCTCCCTCAGCGAGACGATGGACGTTCTGGAAAAGACGTTCCGACCGGGCTTCATGCAGAAGGGGCTAAACTTTACAATCATCATGCCAGACCTGCTTCCGGTCTATGTGTTCGGAGACTCGAACCGTCTCTTTCAGGTGTTATCCAACCTGCTTTCCAACGCCCTGAAGTTTACGGAAAAAGGCGCCGTCCGTCTTACGGTTTCGGCAAGACAGAACCAGCGGCATCTGTGGCTGAATTTCGCCGTAGAAGACACGGGCATCGGTATGACCGATGAGCAACTCGAACACATCTTCAGTCGTTTCTATCAGGCCGACTCCGGAGTCGCCCGACGTTTCAGCGGATCGGGGCTCGGGCTTGCGCTTTCGCGCCAGTTGATTCAACTCATGGGCGGGTCCATCCGCGTGCGAAGCAAGGTCGGCGAAGGATCAATATTTGAATTCGACATGCGCACCGAGGTCTATACAGGCCGACCCGAAGCCATCGAATCGCAGCCTCTTGCTCATAAGGCCCTTCAATCGCCCTTTCGCATTCTTGCCGTCGACGATACCGATGAGAATCTGTTTCTCGTGCGTAAGTTTCTCGAACCGACATCGTGGACCCTGACGACGGTGACGAACGGACCCGAGGCGATCAAGATGCTTCCCTCGGTCGATCCCGATCTGATTCTACTCGATATTCAGATGCCCGGTATGGACGGATTTGCCGTTCTTCGAGAGATAAGGCGTATCGATACGGCGGCCGGCATGCGACGCCCTATCGTCGCCCTTACCGGCCAGGCCCTCGAAGAAGAGAAGAATCGCATTCATGAAGCAGGCTTTGATCTGCACTTAACGAAGCCGATTTCAAGGGCCCGTTTGATCGAGGCCATCCTCGAATTACTGGTCGGCGATAAAGAGACATACGGTCATAAGCCCGAATAA